Proteins encoded within one genomic window of Empedobacter falsenii:
- a CDS encoding caspase family protein, with product MKKKALVIGINEYSSHPLKGAVNDAKIISELLKVNGNDETNFEVKTIFDVQSKSELLTAISDFYEVKADMDILYFAGHGYVNELGGFIVTPDHKRYDEGISMDHILSLANVSETRNKVIILDCCKSGSFAVPNKSGSITPISSGISILTSSREDEPSKEINGHGVFTNLLIEGLKGGAADIRGHISPGGLYAYIDQALGAHEQRPVFKTNVTEFVKLRSVIPQIPLSVIRTLTEYFHSTSDNFQLDPSFEFTNSNDVSHEVKEPYAKAENIKIFKNLQKLESVGLIIPEGEEHMYFAAMNSKKCKLTSLGHHYWRLVREGKI from the coding sequence ATGAAAAAAAAAGCATTAGTAATTGGTATTAATGAATATTCTTCTCATCCTTTAAAAGGAGCTGTAAATGATGCAAAGATCATTTCTGAACTTTTGAAAGTTAACGGAAATGATGAAACAAATTTTGAAGTAAAAACTATATTTGACGTTCAATCAAAATCCGAATTATTAACTGCTATTTCTGATTTTTATGAAGTTAAGGCAGACATGGATATTCTTTATTTCGCGGGTCATGGTTATGTAAATGAATTAGGTGGTTTTATAGTAACACCAGATCATAAACGTTATGATGAAGGAATTTCAATGGATCATATTCTAAGTTTGGCAAATGTCTCAGAAACTCGAAATAAAGTTATAATACTTGATTGTTGTAAATCTGGAAGCTTTGCTGTTCCTAATAAAAGTGGTTCTATTACACCTATAAGTTCAGGTATATCTATCTTGACATCATCTAGAGAAGATGAGCCTTCAAAGGAGATTAATGGTCACGGTGTTTTTACAAATTTATTAATCGAAGGCCTTAAGGGAGGTGCAGCTGATATTAGGGGGCATATATCTCCAGGAGGGCTTTATGCATATATTGACCAAGCTTTGGGAGCACATGAACAAAGACCAGTTTTTAAAACAAATGTTACTGAGTTTGTAAAATTAAGGAGTGTAATTCCTCAAATCCCATTAAGTGTTATAAGAACACTTACAGAATATTTTCATTCAACATCTGATAACTTTCAGTTAGATCCATCATTTGAGTTTACAAATTCAAATGATGTCTCGCATGAAGTAAAAGAACCTTATGCGAAAGCTGAAAATATAAAAATTTTTAAAAATCTACAAAAACTAGAAAGTGTTGGCTTAATAATTCCTGAAGGTGAGGAACATATGTATTTCGCTGCCATGAACTCAAAAAAATGTAAACTAACTTCATTAGGACATCATTATTGGAGATTAGTTAGAGAAGGTAAAATTTAA
- a CDS encoding TIR domain-containing protein yields MANPRAFISFDFDNNEGQKKYFIGQSINSRTPFKIEDWSSKSHLPQNEWEALIKSKINKCNILIVLVGKSMSTAGGVKKEITFAKEQNVPVFGIYVDGANQNSTLPEGLQRNRTISWNWDAIANAIEQCMKEGKNK; encoded by the coding sequence ATGGCAAATCCTAGAGCATTTATCAGTTTTGATTTTGACAACAACGAAGGACAAAAAAAATATTTTATTGGACAATCAATAAATTCAAGAACACCATTCAAAATTGAAGATTGGTCTTCAAAATCCCATTTACCACAAAATGAATGGGAAGCATTAATTAAATCAAAAATCAACAAATGCAATATTTTGATTGTACTTGTTGGTAAAAGTATGTCTACAGCAGGTGGAGTAAAGAAAGAAATTACATTCGCAAAAGAACAAAATGTTCCTGTATTTGGGATTTATGTAGATGGTGCAAATCAAAATTCTACATTACCAGAAGGTTTACAAAGAAATAGAACTATCTCTTGGAACTGGGATGCCATTGCTAATGCAATAGAGCAATGTATGAAAGAAGGAAAAAATAAATAA
- a CDS encoding helix-turn-helix domain-containing protein, with protein sequence MIKYFEFETTQFDFELIQHIKRLRIKENFSQEVLSLKMGLAKSFIGNVENYREKHKYSTRHITLLAKAFGYKSIGELLNFSTPKYDRIKVTIQQTYNESGTKVLKSEVMKIEAI encoded by the coding sequence ATGATAAAATATTTTGAATTTGAAACTACTCAATTTGATTTTGAGTTAATACAACACATTAAAAGATTAAGAATTAAAGAAAATTTTTCACAAGAAGTACTTAGTCTTAAAATGGGTTTGGCAAAAAGTTTCATTGGTAATGTTGAAAATTATCGTGAAAAACACAAATATTCAACTCGTCATATCACACTTTTAGCAAAAGCATTTGGATATAAAAGTATTGGAGAATTACTAAATTTTTCAACTCCAAAGTACGACAGAATCAAAGTAACCATACAACAAACTTATAATGAATCAGGCACTAAAGTTTTGAAAAGTGAGGTGATGAAAATTGAAGCTATATAG
- a CDS encoding SusC/RagA family TonB-linked outer membrane protein, with protein sequence MKKFYFKINSKAFAVMLSLLCTTPLLAQTGKTVTGTVKELQVPLVGVMIKEEGTNNTTFTDSNGYYSLTLQNDDAKLIFEQLDFPIREEEVLNRSVINISFTKDDNEIQLKDVVINAGYYAVKDKERTGSIARVTAKDIDKQPVNTVLDALQGRVAGLSITPSSGNAGAGYEVKIRGQNSINAGNDPLYVIDGVPFCTTSLGSFALGGTILPGGKANPLNTLDPKSIESIEVLKDADATAIYGSRGANGVILITTKKGKSGKTSFSVDASTTMITQAKSLQLLSTEEYLEMRKEAFANDGLTTYPVNAYDLNGSWNQSRYTDWQKELLGKTRSNNRFSLMVSGGSDHTSYSVGTTMMKERAVYDGNFNYSKLGIYSTLQHQSPNQRFKLNLSTQYNYDRNFLPTADLTRISYTLAPNAPALYTATGELNWENNTWSNPLATLRSTYRNKTTNLNANAMVSYQVLNGVAFKTSMGYQQTDFDEFQANPHTMRNPASGGDSSSSYVLKSDNQQNGWIVEPQLDFTYPFIGGKLNGTIGGTLSEQNRNQLSLLASGFADDYLMPNIMAASSVYYLSESDAQYKYAAIYGRLNYQLKDRYFFNLTGRRDGSSRFGPNNRFANFGAVGAAWIFSKENFLSDQPWLSFGKIRTSYGVTGNDQIGDYQYIDTYTISQGGYDNNVVLSPTRLLNPNFGWEKNKKFELALELSFFNHRLNAELAYYHNRSSNQLMSYRLPSTTGFTSIQANLDATVENKGLELSLNGDIVRNVNVKWNSSFLLSLPRNTLRSFDELDKTPYVNQYVLGESLNIKKVYQYEGVDPTTGIFQYKDFNQDGKLTADDRQVLVDLTPRLIGNWQNNFQYKQWSLDVLFQFVKKKGYNEFYNYGFAGAMTNMPNGVLDRWQKPGDENKRFQRFTTGKNAEALSAYDKYSTSTAVIEDASYIRLKSMSISYRFPIKSKENINCLLYLQGQNLWTLSKIKGIDPETERTFLPTPKRISIGARLTF encoded by the coding sequence ATGAAAAAATTTTACTTCAAAATCAACAGCAAGGCTTTTGCCGTTATGTTGAGTCTGCTTTGTACAACACCATTGTTGGCACAAACAGGAAAAACCGTGACTGGAACGGTAAAAGAACTTCAAGTCCCATTAGTGGGCGTAATGATAAAGGAGGAGGGAACCAATAATACCACCTTTACCGATTCAAATGGATACTATTCGTTGACCTTACAAAATGATGATGCTAAACTAATTTTTGAGCAATTGGATTTTCCTATTCGTGAAGAAGAGGTGTTGAATAGAAGCGTGATCAATATAAGTTTCACAAAAGACGACAACGAGATTCAATTAAAAGATGTGGTAATAAATGCGGGCTACTATGCTGTAAAAGATAAAGAACGAACGGGATCTATTGCACGTGTTACGGCAAAGGATATTGACAAACAACCAGTGAATACGGTGTTGGATGCCTTACAGGGTAGAGTAGCAGGCTTAAGTATAACTCCTTCTTCTGGGAATGCGGGAGCAGGCTATGAGGTGAAGATTAGAGGACAGAATAGTATTAATGCGGGGAATGATCCTTTGTATGTGATAGATGGAGTGCCTTTTTGTACCACAAGTTTAGGTTCGTTTGCGCTTGGTGGGACGATATTACCTGGAGGAAAAGCAAATCCATTGAATACGCTTGATCCAAAATCCATTGAATCTATTGAGGTGTTGAAAGATGCGGATGCAACGGCTATTTATGGTTCGCGTGGAGCGAATGGGGTGATTTTGATTACCACAAAAAAAGGAAAGTCAGGCAAAACATCTTTTTCTGTTGATGCCTCTACAACGATGATCACACAAGCAAAGTCTCTTCAATTATTGTCCACAGAAGAGTATCTTGAAATGAGAAAAGAAGCTTTTGCCAATGATGGACTTACAACATATCCTGTCAATGCGTATGATTTGAATGGGAGTTGGAATCAATCGCGGTATACAGATTGGCAGAAAGAATTACTTGGAAAAACAAGAAGTAACAATCGCTTTAGTTTAATGGTAAGTGGTGGAAGTGATCACACAAGTTATAGTGTAGGAACCACCATGATGAAAGAACGTGCGGTGTATGATGGAAATTTTAATTACTCGAAATTAGGTATCTATTCAACCTTACAGCATCAATCCCCAAATCAACGTTTCAAGTTGAACTTATCGACTCAATATAATTATGATCGTAATTTTTTGCCCACAGCAGATCTTACTCGTATTTCTTATACATTGGCTCCTAATGCACCTGCATTGTATACGGCAACTGGTGAATTGAATTGGGAGAATAATACATGGTCTAACCCATTGGCGACTTTGAGAAGTACGTATCGGAATAAAACGACGAATCTGAATGCAAATGCTATGGTTAGTTATCAAGTATTAAATGGGGTAGCTTTTAAAACCAGTATGGGGTATCAACAAACAGATTTTGATGAATTTCAAGCCAATCCACATACGATGAGAAATCCTGCTTCAGGAGGAGATAGTTCATCTTCTTATGTATTGAAGAGTGATAATCAACAAAATGGTTGGATTGTAGAACCTCAGTTAGATTTTACGTATCCGTTTATTGGTGGAAAATTAAATGGAACGATTGGAGGGACATTATCCGAACAAAATAGAAATCAACTTTCATTATTGGCATCTGGTTTTGCAGATGATTATCTGATGCCTAATATTATGGCTGCAAGTTCTGTTTATTACTTAAGCGAATCGGATGCCCAATACAAATATGCTGCCATCTACGGACGCTTGAATTATCAATTGAAGGATCGTTATTTTTTTAATTTAACAGGAAGACGAGATGGTTCGAGTCGTTTTGGTCCAAACAACCGTTTTGCGAATTTCGGGGCAGTAGGTGCAGCCTGGATTTTCTCGAAAGAGAATTTCTTAAGTGATCAGCCGTGGTTAAGTTTTGGGAAAATCAGAACAAGTTATGGGGTAACAGGAAATGATCAAATAGGGGATTACCAGTATATCGATACTTATACAATTAGTCAAGGTGGATATGATAATAACGTTGTATTATCCCCAACACGACTATTGAATCCTAATTTTGGATGGGAGAAAAATAAAAAGTTTGAATTAGCCCTTGAACTTTCTTTTTTCAATCATCGATTGAATGCAGAATTGGCTTATTACCACAATCGTTCGTCGAATCAACTGATGAGTTACCGTTTGCCATCGACAACAGGGTTTACAAGTATTCAGGCAAATTTGGATGCTACAGTAGAAAATAAAGGGCTTGAGCTTTCTTTGAATGGGGATATCGTACGAAATGTGAATGTAAAATGGAATTCGTCTTTTCTTCTTTCACTACCACGTAATACCTTACGTTCTTTTGATGAATTGGATAAAACACCGTATGTGAATCAGTATGTGTTAGGCGAATCATTAAACATCAAAAAAGTATACCAATATGAAGGGGTAGATCCTACGACGGGAATTTTTCAGTACAAAGATTTTAACCAAGATGGAAAACTGACAGCAGATGATCGACAAGTGCTTGTTGATTTAACTCCTCGTTTGATAGGGAATTGGCAAAATAATTTCCAATACAAACAATGGTCGCTCGATGTACTGTTTCAATTTGTTAAGAAAAAAGGCTATAATGAGTTTTATAATTATGGTTTTGCAGGCGCTATGACGAATATGCCAAATGGAGTGTTAGATCGTTGGCAAAAACCAGGCGATGAAAACAAACGATTTCAACGCTTTACAACTGGGAAAAATGCTGAAGCTTTGTCAGCTTATGATAAATATTCTACAAGTACTGCAGTTATAGAAGATGCGTCTTATATCCGATTAAAATCGATGTCTATTTCTTATCGCTTTCCTATAAAATCAAAAGAGAATATCAATTGTTTGCTTTATCTACAAGGTCAAAATTTATGGACTTTATCCAAAATAAAAGGAATTGATCCAGAGACGGAACGTACTTTTTTACCAACGCCTAAACGTATATCTATCGGTGCGCGATTAACATTTTAA
- a CDS encoding RagB/SusD family nutrient uptake outer membrane protein, translating to MRNSKNNKIALLFIVGYISLILTSCENLIEIDSPKGEIPAEMVFESSETATAAINQLYAKLRDDSMLTENLYGSNVTMGFYADEFDYYGSSISPINDYMEHRVLATSTINKTFWTTSYQLIYMCNLALDRLKGSKKLPVSTKNQLEGEALFVRALVHFYLTNYYGDIPYVTTSNYAENQLVSKQKHEQVYQLVKDDLMHAQELLPKDYPTSERIRANYFTATALRARVALYQEKWKEAEEQATSIIASNAVYVMENDASKTFLKDSKETILQLKTKKSGDRTYEAIVFVFETGPPVTMALSQRLVNDFEPNDERKQNWIKKVTTNGNSWYCPYKYKQYKVGTTSTEYSILFRLAEQYLIRAEARLNQGNIVGAKEDLNVIRQRAGLTPFTSNTLTDLSAAILKERRLELFSEQGHRWFDLKRLHLAETVLKPIKMGWKSTDVLFPLPEDELLMNPNLLPQNEGY from the coding sequence ATGAGAAATAGTAAAAATAATAAAATAGCACTACTTTTTATTGTGGGGTATATCAGTTTGATCTTGACTAGTTGTGAGAATTTAATTGAAATAGATTCTCCAAAAGGAGAGATTCCTGCCGAAATGGTGTTTGAGAGTTCAGAAACTGCAACGGCTGCCATCAATCAGTTGTATGCGAAGTTACGTGACGATTCGATGTTGACAGAAAATTTATATGGATCGAATGTCACAATGGGATTTTATGCGGATGAATTTGATTATTACGGTTCTTCAATTAGTCCTATCAATGATTATATGGAACATCGCGTATTGGCTACAAGTACCATCAATAAAACGTTTTGGACGACAAGTTACCAATTGATCTATATGTGTAATTTGGCGTTAGATCGATTAAAAGGTTCAAAAAAATTACCTGTTTCTACGAAAAATCAATTGGAAGGAGAGGCTTTATTTGTACGTGCATTGGTACATTTTTATTTAACCAATTATTATGGGGATATACCTTATGTGACCACTAGTAATTACGCCGAAAATCAACTTGTTTCTAAACAAAAACATGAGCAGGTGTATCAATTAGTTAAAGATGATTTGATGCATGCACAAGAATTGTTACCCAAAGATTATCCAACATCTGAACGAATTCGAGCAAACTATTTTACAGCAACAGCATTACGTGCACGAGTGGCTTTGTACCAAGAAAAATGGAAGGAAGCAGAGGAACAAGCGACAAGTATCATTGCGTCGAATGCTGTTTATGTGATGGAAAATGATGCTTCCAAAACTTTTTTAAAGGATAGTAAAGAGACGATACTACAATTGAAAACGAAAAAATCGGGTGATCGAACGTACGAAGCTATTGTTTTTGTTTTTGAAACAGGTCCACCAGTAACTATGGCGTTAAGTCAGCGTTTGGTTAATGATTTTGAACCAAATGATGAACGAAAGCAAAATTGGATCAAAAAAGTGACAACAAATGGAAATAGTTGGTATTGTCCTTATAAATACAAACAATATAAAGTAGGAACAACCTCGACAGAATATTCCATTCTTTTTCGATTAGCAGAACAGTATTTGATTCGCGCCGAGGCACGATTAAATCAAGGAAATATCGTTGGAGCAAAAGAAGATCTCAATGTGATTCGTCAACGAGCAGGATTAACTCCTTTTACATCAAATACACTAACTGATCTAAGTGCAGCCATTCTAAAAGAAAGACGATTAGAGTTGTTTTCTGAACAAGGCCATCGTTGGTTTGATTTAAAACGTTTGCATTTAGCAGAAACAGTCTTGAAACCTATAAAAATGGGATGGAAATCTACGGATGTTTTATTTCCTCTACCTGAGGATGAACTGCTGATGAATCCTAATCTTTTACCTCAGAATGAAGGGTATTAG
- a CDS encoding S9 family peptidase, whose product MDRIIKLILLFMLGYLLPMYKTIGQEPSKKPYSASLNEQWSHSTNVLKTSNNGDWLIVQDSYRKGVKTYLIHSKRKTKLQLEDALTTEFSNDGKWLAYKTDANELKLIDLSNLDVKTFQYLVSYQFSFDCHSTYVSYLEKKPDGGSDLILYDLKKAIITRIEDVSDFLWNPKGDKIGLVHTKQKSSAIGVYNLWDKKIHYWGDKTTYKLSLLDWSANGVALVWNEKREGEIILYHLTETGQLSKLTNEEVKKQLDETSIGASDLLISSDGKSVFFHRNKKIIDQKSDVEIWNTTDKWITPRMKSTSEIINGRFLTNWTPLDQQLTAIGDKDTPSAYYRLNQPYALVYDAMQYEPQYLQDTYVDLYVRNVQTGEKKLVVKRVYMGNYHQYAVFSPNGLAVAYFKEHHWYLYDVVHETTRCLTESLEGDFYDQYDYSIHNEAPIAIPIWSDDETEMLLQNQYDIWLVGAKTSLNLTKGQSKGIHYRLSKANNQLVEKKITAYTFRDTFTFAEDRPLLIETTTDELKKGFVMLQNKTFKKLVSGELNFNKPQLFPASRQLIYQTTTYNHSPTINRYDFKAKKTELIYQSNSLLEDYDLGRSEIIDYTYANGIHLKATLLYPVGYDATKQYPMVINIYEQTANEVFNFEPPSLYGVKGFNALNYVTNGYFVLLPNLHYEIGHTGESALKSVESVIKEVTSSNPSIDGKRVGLIGHSFGGYETAFIATKSKLIKAAVAGGTVTDLQTWSHDVQGNGWDTDQFWRTESHQSRMGENYYNAKENYKNNSPLDQVEQMTTPLLLWAGKEDFNTHWYQSKFLFMGMKRLNKKGQLVLFENEGHYIMKPGNQRTLSELIMKWFDHYLK is encoded by the coding sequence ATGGATAGAATAATAAAATTAATACTACTCTTTATGTTAGGGTATTTACTCCCGATGTATAAAACAATAGGACAAGAACCTAGTAAGAAACCTTATTCGGCTAGTTTGAATGAACAATGGAGTCATTCGACAAATGTACTAAAAACAAGTAATAACGGGGACTGGTTGATTGTACAAGATAGCTATCGGAAAGGGGTGAAAACCTATTTAATTCATAGTAAACGAAAAACAAAATTGCAATTGGAGGATGCACTTACCACCGAATTTTCGAATGATGGTAAATGGTTGGCATATAAGACAGATGCTAATGAATTGAAGTTAATTGATTTATCAAATTTGGATGTGAAAACATTTCAGTATTTAGTTTCTTATCAATTTAGTTTTGATTGTCATTCGACTTATGTATCCTATCTTGAAAAAAAACCGGATGGAGGTTCAGATCTTATTTTATACGATTTGAAAAAGGCAATAATTACACGAATTGAAGATGTGTCTGACTTTTTATGGAATCCCAAAGGGGATAAAATTGGTTTGGTACATACAAAACAGAAGAGTTCTGCAATTGGGGTGTACAATTTATGGGATAAAAAGATCCATTATTGGGGCGACAAAACAACTTATAAATTGTCATTACTGGATTGGAGTGCAAATGGAGTTGCGTTGGTATGGAATGAAAAGAGAGAAGGAGAGATCATTTTGTATCATTTAACCGAAACAGGACAGTTGTCGAAGTTAACCAATGAGGAGGTTAAAAAGCAATTAGATGAGACAAGTATTGGGGCATCAGATCTTTTGATATCTTCTGATGGTAAGAGTGTTTTTTTTCATAGAAATAAGAAAATAATCGATCAAAAATCAGATGTTGAAATATGGAATACAACAGATAAATGGATTACACCACGTATGAAATCTACTAGTGAAATAATCAATGGTAGATTTTTAACGAATTGGACTCCTTTGGATCAGCAGTTGACCGCAATTGGAGATAAAGACACCCCTTCTGCTTATTACAGGCTTAATCAACCTTATGCACTTGTTTATGATGCTATGCAGTATGAACCCCAATATCTCCAAGATACTTATGTCGATTTGTATGTGCGCAATGTGCAAACTGGAGAAAAGAAATTGGTTGTAAAACGAGTTTATATGGGAAATTATCATCAATATGCTGTTTTTTCTCCAAATGGTTTGGCAGTTGCTTATTTTAAAGAACATCATTGGTACCTGTATGATGTTGTACACGAAACTACCCGTTGTTTAACAGAGTCTTTGGAAGGCGATTTTTATGATCAATATGACTATTCTATTCATAACGAAGCTCCAATAGCCATTCCTATTTGGTCGGATGATGAAACAGAGATGTTGTTGCAAAATCAATATGATATATGGTTGGTAGGAGCTAAAACTTCTCTTAACCTTACAAAAGGTCAATCCAAAGGGATACATTATCGGTTGAGTAAAGCAAATAATCAGCTTGTCGAAAAAAAAATTACGGCCTATACTTTTCGTGATACATTTACTTTTGCTGAAGATCGCCCATTACTTATTGAGACCACTACAGATGAGCTGAAAAAGGGATTTGTAATGTTGCAAAACAAAACGTTTAAGAAATTGGTTAGTGGAGAGTTGAATTTTAATAAACCACAATTGTTTCCTGCTTCTCGTCAATTGATTTATCAAACGACGACTTATAATCATTCACCAACAATCAATAGGTATGATTTTAAAGCGAAAAAAACGGAGTTGATTTACCAAAGCAACTCTTTATTAGAAGACTATGATTTAGGAAGATCAGAAATTATAGATTATACCTATGCGAATGGGATTCATTTAAAAGCAACTTTGCTATATCCAGTAGGATATGATGCAACAAAACAATATCCAATGGTGATTAATATTTATGAGCAAACAGCTAATGAAGTATTTAATTTTGAACCACCCTCTTTGTATGGGGTTAAAGGTTTTAATGCATTAAATTATGTGACAAATGGGTATTTTGTTTTATTACCTAATCTACATTATGAGATAGGGCATACAGGGGAATCTGCTTTAAAGTCAGTCGAATCGGTGATTAAAGAAGTGACGAGCAGTAATCCATCCATTGATGGTAAACGGGTAGGTTTAATAGGGCACTCGTTTGGTGGATACGAAACTGCATTTATTGCGACAAAATCAAAACTAATCAAAGCAGCAGTTGCAGGAGGAACTGTCACTGATTTGCAGACATGGTCGCATGATGTACAAGGTAATGGATGGGATACCGATCAGTTTTGGCGTACAGAGAGTCATCAATCTAGGATGGGAGAGAACTATTATAATGCAAAAGAAAATTATAAAAATAATTCCCCTTTGGATCAAGTTGAACAGATGACGACTCCATTGTTACTATGGGCGGGCAAAGAAGATTTCAACACCCATTGGTACCAAAGTAAATTTCTTTTTATGGGAATGAAACGCTTGAATAAAAAAGGTCAATTGGTTTTGTTTGAAAATGAAGGGCATTATATTATGAAGCCCGGAAATCAACGTACATTGTCGGAGTTGATTATGAAGTGGTTTGACCATTATTTGAAGTAA
- a CDS encoding DUF6520 family protein, whose protein sequence is MKTIFLKKILPIGVGMMAVAFAFATEAQSSKKDAFVNGYIFNTLTSKCEPVDQDCNNIENIPCTYLNSSGPQIFRFNNDTFCSVPMTHRP, encoded by the coding sequence ATGAAAACAATTTTTTTAAAAAAAATTCTACCAATTGGGGTAGGAATGATGGCAGTTGCTTTTGCATTTGCCACTGAAGCTCAATCATCAAAAAAAGATGCATTTGTAAATGGTTACATTTTCAATACATTAACCAGTAAATGTGAACCTGTTGACCAAGATTGTAACAATATTGAAAATATACCTTGTACTTATCTGAATTCGTCTGGACCACAAATCTTTCGTTTTAACAACGATACATTTTGTAGTGTACCAATGACTCATCGTCCATAA